One segment of Panicum virgatum strain AP13 chromosome 3K, P.virgatum_v5, whole genome shotgun sequence DNA contains the following:
- the LOC120696593 gene encoding mini zinc finger protein 1-like: MGPQQDRRRSMANGTAARKETKVVHVHYRECQRNHAAAIGGYAVDGCREFMASGAEGTAAALMCAACVCHRSFHRREVEADMDCSSTTSG, encoded by the coding sequence ATGGGTCCTCAGCAAGATCGGCGGCGTTCCATGGCGaacggcacggcggcgaggaaggagaCGAAGGTGGTGCACGTGCACTACCGGGAGTGCCAGCGCAACCACGCGGCGGCCATCGGCGGGTACGCCGTGGACGGGTGCCGGGAGTTCATGGCGTCGGGCGCGGAGGGCACGGCCGCGGCGCTCATGTGCGCCGCCTGCGTGTGCCACCGCAGCTTCCACAGGCGCGAGGTGGAGGCCGACATGGACTGCTCCTCCACCACCTCTGGCTGA
- the LOC120696590 gene encoding cell division control protein 45 homolog yields MVRELRVDSFYARLRAAGSSSPLLILPSAADADSLCAVRVLAHVLSADSIRFSVYPVASAARARDLLASFSAAAPLCCLLVNWGAHRDLRRLLPPAATAFVVDSHRPVHLHNLCAHNDRVVVLFTADDEHTADLSYDFDLSSLADASDLAAEGDADDHLRVPHEDDDEDDSDASDSDSDAEDPGGGRRKRRRLSDDAEAECADPVRLFAKLRREYYRLGTFHGKPSGCLMYDLAHALRKNTNELLWLACVALTDQFVHDRITNERYQAAVMELEQHINGSGNLDPSGAGSVVTLKDGTKIRAPETSRIAYEDEPRLMLLREWSLFDSMLCSSYVATKLKTWSDNGLKKLKLLLARMGFPLADCQKNFQYMSMEVKRKMRDEFDRFLPEYGLTEFYYRSFLRVHGYRFKVSAADVVYGVTALLESLNYSESRDSKESSAAEQFWVAYSALSLSNVDQLRKGMQSAIEIQRAILRQGSSAITKTGFIRSAKKFRWVKLDDPVDTNKLCHPQALTKFCFFLMDALKERGARMKPLICACLAKEPEKVLVVGVCGKPRLGAVQGNAFGNAFRSAAEEIGADYFHDMFESSWIVLDVVSVSSFMIRLTEKL; encoded by the coding sequence ATGGTGCGCGAGCTCCGCGTCGACTCCTTCTACGcgcgcctccgcgccgcgggctcctcctccccgctcctgatcctcccctccgccgccgacgccgactcGCTCTGCGCCGTCAGGGTCCTCGCCCACGTCCTCTCCGCCGACTCCATCCGCTTCTCCGTCTaccccgtcgcctccgccgccagggccagggacctcctcgcctccttctccgccgccgccccgctctgCTGCCTCCTCGTCAACTGGGGCGCGCACCgcgacctccgccgcctcctgccccccgccgccaccgccttcgtcGTCGACTCCCACCGCCCCGTCCACCTCCACAACCTCTGCGCCCACAACGACCGCGTTGTCGTGCTCTTCACCGCCGACGACGAGCACACCGCGGATCTCTCCTACGACTTCGACCTCTCCTCACTTGCCGACGCCTCCGACCTCGCGGCGGAGGGGGACGCCGACGACCACCTCCGCGTCCCtcacgaggacgacgacgaagacGACTCCGATGCCTCGGACTCCGACTCCGACGCCGAGgatcccggcggcggcaggaggaagcggcggcggctctccgACGACGCCGAGGCGGAGTGCGCCGACCCCGTGAGGCTCTTCGCCAAGCTGCGCCGGGAGTACTACCGCCTCGGCACCTTCCACGGCAAGCCGTCGGGGTGCCTCATGTACGACCTCGCCCACGCGCTGCGCAAGAACACCAACGAGCTCCTCTGGCTCGCCTGCGTCGCCCTCACCGACCAGTTCGTCCACGACCGCATCACCAACGAGCGCTACCAGGCCGCCGTCATGGAGCTCGAGCAGCACATCAACGGCTCGGGCAACCTCGACCCCTCCGGCGCCGGCTCCGTCGTCACGCTCAAGGACGGCACCAAGATCCGGGCGCCGGAGACCTCCCGCATCGCCTATGAGGACGAGCCCAGGCTCATGCTGCTGCGGGAGTGGAGCTTGTTCGACTCCATGCTCTGCTCCTCCTATGTCGCCACCAAGCTCAAGACGTGGAGTGACAATGGTCTCAAGAAGCTCAAGCTGCTGCTGGCCAGGATGGGGTTCCCCCTTGCCGACTGCCAGAAGAATTTCCAGTACATGAGCATGGAGGTCAAGCGCAAGATGAGGGATGAGTTTGACCGCTTCCTGCCTGAGTATGGCCTCACTGAGTTCTACTACCGGAGCTTCTTGAGAGTGCACGGCTACAGGTTCAAGGTTTCTGCTGCAGATGTTGTGTACGGCGTCACAGCTTTGCTCGAGTCGCTCAATTATTccgagtccagggactccaAGGAGTCTTCGGCAGCTGAGCAGTTTTGGGTTGCTTACTCTGCATTGTCACTGAGCAATGTTGATCAGTTGCGGAAAGGGATGCAATCTGCAATTGAAATACAGCGGGCAATATTGAGGCAAGGAAGCTCAGCAATCACTAAGACGGGGTTTATACGGAGCGCCAAGAAGTTCCGGTGGGTGAAGCTTGATGACCCTGTCGACACTAACAAGCTTTGCCACCCTCAGGCCCTTACCAAGTTCTGCTTCTTTCTGATGGATGCGCTGAAGGAAAGGGGTGCAAGGATGAAGCCACTAATCTGTGCTTGCTTGGCAAAGGAGCCTGAGAAGGTGCTGGTTGTCGGGGTATGCGGGAAGCCAAGGCTTGGGGCTGTTCAGGGTAATGCGTTTGGAAATGCATTCAGATCAGCAGCAGAGGAGATTGGCGCAGACTATTTCCATGACATGTTTGAGTCATCATGGATTGTTCTGGATGTTGTTTCTGTCAGTTCTTTCATGATTCGGTTAACGGAGAAGCTATGA
- the LOC120696591 gene encoding transcription factor MYB60-like, whose protein sequence is MGRPPCCDKVGIKKGPWTPEEDIILVSYIQEHGPGNWRSVPINTGLMRCSKSCRLRWTNYLRPGIRRGNFTPHEEGIIVHLQSLLGNRWAAIASYLPQRTDNDIKNYWNTHLKKKLKKHQAIGAIFAPPPPSEPSSIIPTTAGAGHVDLHHDMPLSKDYSSLHPAACTNTAEVTHQLIARRSPFAATDGDSSSSSYASSVDNISRLLDGFMKSSPPHNNTADIKPSATEVNPLLSFNQYQYQYHMAGGTTLPTFNDMLPSPPPQQPALMGHSGYDEPRQQHQQGPLSPIEKWLFEEAAEQVTGLMDLSDGCCSVPMMF, encoded by the exons ATGGGGAGGCCGCCGTGCTGCGACAAGGTGGGCATCAAGAAGGGGCCATGGACGCCGGAGGAGGACATCATCCTGGTGTCCTACATCCAGGAGCACGGCCCCGGCAACTGGCGCTCCGTGCCCATCAACACCGGCCTCATGCGCTGCAGCAAGAGCTGCCGCCTCCGCTGGACCAACTACCTCCGCCCCGGCATCCGCCGCGGCAACTTCACCCCCCACGAGGAAGGCATCATCGTCCACCTCCAGTCCCTGCTAGGCAACAG GTGGGCAGCCATAGCTTCTTACCTTCCGCAGAGAACCGACAATGACATCAAGAACTACTGGAACACCCACCTCAagaagaagctcaagaagcacCAAGCCATCGGCGCCATCTTCGCGCCACCTCCGCCCTCTGAACCTTCTTCCATCATACcaaccaccgccggcgccggccatgtCGATCTCCATCATGACATGCCCCTCTCCAAGGACTACAGCTCCCTACACCCGGCCGCCTGCACCAACACAGCTGAGGTCACCCATCAGCTCATCGCCCGGCGATCGCCGTTCGCCGCCACCGACGGTGACAGCTCCTCCTCGTCGTACGCCTCCAGCGTGGACAACATATCCAGGCTGCTCGACGGCTTCATGAAGAGCTCCCCGCCGCACAACAACACCGCCGACATCAAGCCCTCGGCCACCGAGGTTAACCCTTTGCTGTCGTTcaaccagtaccagtaccagtaccacaTGGCCGGCGGTACCACGCTACCAACCTTCAACGACATGctgccgtcgccaccgccgcagcaGCCGGCGTTGATGGGACACAGCGGCTACGACGAGCCCAGGCAGCAACACCAGCAGGGGCCACTGTCTCCGATCGAGAAGTGGCTGTTCGAAGAGGCCGCCGAGCAGGTCACCGGCCTCATGGATCTGTCCGACGGCTGCTGCTCAGTCCCAATGATGTTCTAG